The Aythya fuligula isolate bAytFul2 chromosome 2, bAytFul2.pri, whole genome shotgun sequence genome contains a region encoding:
- the GGH gene encoding gamma-glutamyl hydrolase translates to MGLCAGCSPLLAAAFLLLLFLLQLRFASPAALPGRQSEPNDRPIVGVLAQECHFNKFQQFGNSYIAASYVKFLESAGARVVPLRLNLSDEVYDKIFHSINGVLFPGGGVDLKTSEYSRVAKIFYRKALEANDKGDYFPIWGTCLGHEELTYLTSNKVLLVNTKTTGLALPLNFTSAAKDSRLFKNLPKDLLRALANEPLTSNFHRWSLSMENFTKNEKLHKFYNVLTTNTDGKVEYISTMEAYKYPIYSVQWHPEKNPFEWKKSTGIPHSSSAVRAAYYIADFFVNEARKSLHRFPSEDEERKELIYNYTPIYTGTFSSFQQAYFFD, encoded by the exons ATGGGGCTCTGTGCCGGCTGCTCCCCGCTGCTGGCcgccgccttcctcctcctcctcttcctcctccagcttcGCTTTGCCTCCCCCGCCGCTTTGCCCGGCCGCCAGAGCGAGCCCAACGACAGGCCCATCGTCG GGGTGCTGGCACAGGAATGTCACTTCAACAAGTTCCAGCAGTTTGGAAATTCGTATATTGCAGCTTCTTACGTGAAGTTTTTAGAGTCTGCTGGTGCCCGAGTTGTCCCACTAAG ATTAAATCTTTCAGATGAAGTGTATGATAAAATATTCCACTCTATTAACGG GGTACTTTTTCCAGGAGGTGGTGTGGATCTAAAGACATCAGAATATTCCAGGGTTGCTAAGATATTTTACCGCAAGGCATTAGAG gctAATGATAAAGGAGATTATTTCCCAATATGGGGGACATGCCTTGGACACGAAGAACTGACATATCTCACAAGCAACAAAGTTTTACTCGTTAATACCAAGACAACTGGTTTGGCACTTCCTTTGAACTTTACCTCAG CTGCAAAAGACAGTAGGTTGTTCAAGAATCTTCCTAAGGATTTGTTACGTGCACTTGCTAACGAGCCATTGACATCAAACTTTCATAGATGGAGCCTCTCCATGGAg AATTTCACAAAGAATGAAAAGCTTCATAAATTCTACAATGTTCTGACCACTAACACTGATGGTAAAGTGGAATATATATCTACCATGGAAG CATACAAATACCCAATTTATAGTGTTCAGTGGCATCcggaaaaaaatccttttgaatGGAAGAAATCAACAGGCATTCCACATTCCTCATCAGCTGTAAGAGCTGCATATTACATAGCTGACTTCTTCGTTAATGAAG caCGGAAGAGCCTGCACCGTTTCCCCagtgaagatgaagaaagaaaagaattgatTTATAATTATACTCCAATTTACACAGGAAcgttttcttcatttcagcaaGCCTATTTTTTTGATTGA
- the TTPA gene encoding alpha-tocopherol transfer protein, whose translation MSQRGDGDLPEQSPQARGAVTELRRRAEAEPGQRWPQPLSDAFLLRFLRARDFNVDLAWRLLKNYQKWRIECPEISADLQPSSILGLLHAGYHGVLRSRDPYGSKVLIYRIGQWDPKLFTAYDVFRVSLITSELIVKEIETQKNGVKAIFDLQGWRFAHAFQISPAVAKKIAAVLTDSFPLKVRGIHLINEPLFFHPVFALIKPFLTEKIKQRVHMHGNNYMQSLTEHFPVSILPQEYGGEGVSFEELAKEWTDFIMSCADYLQSISLVAHK comes from the exons ATGTCGCAGCGAGGGGACGGCGACCTCCCCGAGCAGTCGCCGCAGGCCCGGGGCGCCGTGACCGAGCTGCGGCGACGGGCGGAGGCAGAGCCCGGGCAGCGctggccccagcccctcagcgACGCCTTCCTGCTGAGGTTCCTGCGAGCCCGGGACTTCAACGTGGACCTGGCGTGGAGG ttactgAAGAATTACCAGAAATGGAGAATTGAATGCCCAGAAATAAGTGCAGATTTACAACCATCTTCTATTCTTGGTCTTCTGCATGCTGGCTATCACGGAGTCCTGAGATCCAGAGACCCATATGGAAGCAAAGTTCTAATATACAGAATTG GACAATGGGATCCCAAGTTATTTACAGCATATGATGTGTTTCGTGTAAGTTTGATCACATCTGAACTCATCGTAAAGGAGATTGAAACTCAGAAGAATGGAGTCAAGGCTATCTTTGATCTTCAAGGGTGGCGATTTGCTCATGCATTTCAAATCAGTCCAGCAGTGGCCAAGAAAATTGCTGCTGTGCTCACA GATTCCTTTCCACTAAAAGTTCGAGGTATCCACTTGATTAACGAGCCTTTATTCTTCCATCCAGTCTTCGCTCTAATTAAGccttttctcactgaaaaaataaagcaacgG gtGCATATGCATGGAAATAACTACATGCAGAGTCTGACTGAACACTTTCCAGTCAGCATTCTCCCACAGGAATATGGAGGGGAAGGAGTCTCCTTCGAAGAGCTGGCCAAGGAATGGACTGACTTCATAATGTCGTGTGCAGATTATCTCCAGAGCATTTCTCTGGTTGCCCATAAATAA